One Osmerus eperlanus chromosome 23, fOsmEpe2.1, whole genome shotgun sequence DNA segment encodes these proteins:
- the zcchc4 gene encoding rRNA N6-adenosine-methyltransferase ZCCHC4, with the protein MDVQLNGKNDYGFGIEVVLLEGDTKAPSCPHGPTLLFEKASKGEEKGRRFYACSACRDRKDCNFFQWEDEKVSETRLLARESENQSKKPLFTHRQYCSRFKVFKSLREDQRRLCQECDLLLVPEERGAHIGHKAPADDITDAQLQRPSTLLRPLENKKSNAQYLFTDRSSHFLLDTLAGRGFQKVLCVGTPRLHELIKQRNLEGKSKPMKSLLLDIDFRYAQFYGQDEFCHYNMFNHHFFGGEAARAVLQAFLGEGADGERVVMVSDPPFGGLVKPLAHSFSSIASTWQSLQTTGGSDKEMPTIWIFPYFFEPRILECFPSFVMLDYQVDYDNHPLYKHGKTGRKQSPVRLFTNLAPRDIVLPKEEGYRFCAMCQRYVSSQNRHCSQCNVCPSKDGREWRHCSECQKCFKPSWRHCTSCGRCALPDHPCGRSQGGKQEGCFNCGSPAHKRRACPLADAQRSHKSKTKAKKGSTNQRPPKPKRMSGAARRALKKTALVT; encoded by the exons ATGGATGTGCAATTAAACGGGAAAAATGATTACGGGTTTGGAATAGAAGTAGTTCTTCTAGAAGGGGATACAAAGGCACCGTCTTGTCCTCATG GTCCAACGCTGTTGTTTGAAAAAGCCagcaaaggagaggagaaaggcagAAGGTTCTATGCTTGTTCAGCTTGCAGGGACCGAAAAGACTGTAACTTTTTTCAGTGGGAAGATGAAAAG GTATCGGAGACCAGGCTTTTGGCAAGAGAGTCAGAGAACCAGTCTAAGAAGCCACTTTTCACCCATAGACAGTACTGTTCCAG GTTCAAGGTGTTCAAATCCTTGCGCGAGGACCAGAGAAGGCTGTGCCAGGAGTGTGACCTCCTGCTGGTGCCTGAGGAAAGAGGCGCCCACATCGGCCACAAGGCGCctgctgatgacatcacagacgcCCAGCTGCAGAGACCCAGCACGCTACTGCGTCCGCTGGAGAACAAGAAGAGTAACGCCCAGTACCTGTTCACCGACCGCAGCAGCCACTTCCTGTTGGACACCCTGGCTGGCCGGGGCTTCCAGAAGGTGCTCTGTGTGGGCACGCCCAG ACTCCATGAACTTATAAAACAGAGAAATCTAGAAGGGAAGAGTAAGCCTATGAAGAGTCTACTACTGGACATCGATTTCAG ATACGCCCAGTTCTACGGCCAGGATGAATTCTGCCACTACAACATGTTCAACCACCACTTCTTTGGTGGAGAG GCGGCCAGGGCCGTGCTGCAGGCGTTCCTCGGCGAGGGCGCGGACGGGGAGCGGGTGGTGATGGTGTCCGACCCTCCTTTCGGAGGCCTGGTGAAGCCTCTGGCCCACAGCTTCTCCTCCATCGCCAGCACCTGGCAGAGCCTGCAGACCACGG GGGGCAGCGACAAGGAGATGCCGACGATCTGGATCTTTCCTTACTTCTTTGAGCCCCGCATCTTAGAATGCTTCCCGTCCTTCGTCATGCTGGACTACCAG GTGGACTACGACAACCACCCCCTTTACAAACACGGGAAGACTGGCCGGAAACAGTCCCCTGTCCGGCTGTTCACCAACCTGGCGCCCCGAGACATCGTCCTGCCTAAGGAGGAGGGATacag GTTCTGCGCCATGTGCCAGAGGTACGTGAGCTCCCAGAACAGGCACTGCTCCCAGTGTAACGTCTGCCCCTCCAAG GACGGCCGGGAGTGGAGACACTGCTCCGAGTGTCAGAAGTGCTTCAAGCCCT CGTGGAGGCACTGCACATCCTGCGGCCGCTGCGCGCTCCCGGACCACCCTTGTGGGCGGAgccagggagggaagcaggaggGCTGCTTCAACTGTGGCAGCCCGGCGCACAAACGCAGGGCGTGCCCGCTCGCAGACGCGCAGAGGAGCCACAAGAG taaaaCCAAGGCTAAGAAAGGCAGCACTAACCAGCGACCTCCCAAACCAAAGAGGATGTCTGGAGCTGCCCGCAGAGCCCTGAAGAAGACGGcactggtcacatga
- the si:dkey-219e21.4 gene encoding E3 ubiquitin-protein ligase TRIM62, whose protein sequence is MADQQSILDVSTVPSGDLLAVAPCGDQGVLQEGVLDPSPTCFQGEGVVQPFPRSPKLLHKLAESGKLSEKQLSRRLEELQEEKSKAKGHIQSLKKRRADLSWNTEMKRGKVMERFEGMRTTLKREEQAVLDSLELDRRETSARLDKVLKGWDQHLALVQKSINTTQKALGQGGGRKETQDHPEKVSCHKKADASEAEIRLNEDRFEKHMRALRSISNGLKAQFQRKTLLLDSCPVVIDRQTKHSFVSVAKDGRDLCFWSSAPSVPEHPLQFDKVCCALGSAAVAKGRGYWEVDVRYCSVWAVGVAYGCLERKGRDKGAKLGRNRNSWCVEFRDGHLSAWHNDHHMACHASGRATPLRKVGVWVNYEKGHLAFYDADTMKALQEFSAALNAVFDRAHHQFTEPLYPAVRFLRPPEGQVGTNHMQLRDLSAL, encoded by the exons ATGGCAGATCAACAGTCAATCCTGGATGTGTCGACGGTGCCCTCCGGTGATCTCCTAGCCGTCGCCCCCTGTGGCGATCAGGGGGTACTGCAGGAGGGCGTCCTCGACCCGTCTCCCACGTGCTTTCAGGGCGAGGGGGTGGTGCAGCCGTTCCCCCGCTCCCCCAAACTGCTACACAAGCTCGCGGAATCTGGGAAGCTTTCAGAG AAGCAACTTTCCAGGCGCCTGGAGGAACTGCAGGAGGAGAAGTCCAAAGCAAAGGGCCACATTCAGTCTCTGAAGAAGCGCCGAGCCGATCTCTCC tggaaTACGGAGATGAAGAGGGGGAAGGTCATGGAAAGGTTTGAGGGCATGAGGACCAccctgaagagagaggagcaagCCGTGCTGGACTCCCTGGAGCTGGATCGAAGGGAGACCAGCGCCAGACTAGACAAGGTTCTCAAGGGCTGGGACCAGCACCTGGCTCTGGTCCAGAAGAGCATCAACACTACCCAAAAAGCactggggcagggtggagggaggaaggagactcAG GATCATCCGGAGAAGGTCAG CTGTCATAAGAAGGCGGACGCCTCGGAGGCAGAGATCAGGCTGAATGAAGACAGGTTTGAGAAGCACATGAGAGCCCTGCGCTCCATCTCCAACGGCCTGAAAGCTCAGTTCCAGAGGAAGACACTGCTGCTTG ATTCCTGCCCTGTGGTGATTGACAGGCAGACCAAACACAGCTTTGTCTCCGTGGCGAAAGACGGGCGGGACTTGTGTTTCTGGAGCTCCGCCCCGTCTGTTCCGGAGCACCCGCTCCAGTTCGACAAGGTGTGCTGCGCCCTGGGCTCTGCCGCCGTGGCCAAGGGGCGGGGCTACTGGGAGGTGGACGTCCGCTACTGCTCGGTCTGGGCTGTGGGCGTGGCCTACGGGTGCCTggaaaggaaggggagggacaAGGGCGCCAAACTGGGGCGCAACAGGAACTCGTGGTGCGTGGAGTTCCGAGACGGGCATCTGTCGGCCTGGCACAACGACCACCACATGGCGTGCCACGCGTCCGGGCGGGCCACGCCGCTGAGGAAGGTGGGCGTGTGGGTGAACTACGAGAAAGGGCATCTGGCGTTCTACGATGCGGACACCATGAAGGCTCTGCAGGAGTTTTCGGCAGCGCTGAACGCCGTGTTCGACCGGGCGCACCACCAGTTCACGGAGCCCCTCTACCCCGCCGTCCGCTTCCTCAGACCGCCCGAGGGCCAGGTCGGCACCAACCACATGCAGCTCAGGGACCTCAGCGCCCTGTGA